From the genome of Phlebotomus papatasi isolate M1 chromosome 2, Ppap_2.1, whole genome shotgun sequence:
tccctggattttaccgctcaaaatccgagatggaatttggcgctaaatttcttcctagcgttccatggacgtttgcagaactctgtataggacccTATAATATGAAATGTCCGCGaatttccatggacttttctccgACGAATATTTCCGCGGCTTTttctatggattattagcgttATTAGCGtgcgtataatcggcagtcatccctttaaaaatttggaaaaatcctctttatttccacgaaattctccgtggaaatttccatgcaacggccttagaggtttccgtggtttaatattatggaattccacgacttttccagtggattttttaaatatatttttcttcaaaataattccaaaaattgattaaaaatttcatggaaCTTTCTTAGAGAATTTCCAggaaaaaacatccacaaatatggacgatcagtgccaattgacaggttagaacttggagagtgttcatctatcagacgaacactcaattgttgtacttttgaattgaaaatattgctaccatatcgttcatttgagtatgtctagctcgcaagaattacaGCGTTAGGGCggaaaataattgcagaattttcacgcttacttccatggagtcttggtcggaaagatatcagaaaatatactcggaatattcaaaggaaattttgaatcaatttccagggaatacTCTCAGATATGTTGGAAGACaattcctcggactttttttccaggaaatccacgcgaaaaaaagctgataactccgcagaattccaagcggaatattaacgtttatttccacggaaaTTCTCGCGGAACAATAGAAgacaaattccagggaattttctgttactgtgaaactttgcggccgatcggctacagggatgggtgaaatgtagaccagaatgttctctataattgtgccgtagaacttgatctcatcgattaaccctctaacgggtaagaccgcctccaggcggtcttcacaaaaatcacatttacagcgacaataaagattttatttatttaaaagtgctatagtgtcctcggtaatagtcttataaacatctcttgaaagtttgaactcattttgactcttcgttttgttgctattcccagttttgtgtgacaggtcagagaaaaagcaacaaatatttgtgcaaaaaaactcatttccaatttccataaaataccgatttaaagttatctgactaaaataaatttattttttactgaaagatatgtcattctactttgtatattttatttaaaaaaattgaaaaaactaaaaatgtgaattttagaagcaaaaagagtttcaaattttttttttatatttctcacctagcgctaaaactaaaaagataatgaagaatggatggttttttcgactttattggatcataattatcctagaaaacattgttttagaactttttttcgcatattaaagaaaacaccgttagagggttaaatcaaAAGTCGTGTCTGCCTTTAATCGTACCCGTCACAtccccacccggcaaattctgcagaattctgcagaaattcttcagatttgaattactaactgccgaaaaatcagcagaatttctgcagaattttgttctaaggtggatccgatcgttgtatgaaaattctgcagaattttctgcagaatttctatagaaaattttaaaattatcggcagaatttctttagagtatttagatgatttctacgtTTCTTCTACCccttctaatgtttctaaacattattttaactacataaattatgtatttcaatttatttaaaattcaatttttattcagcAATTtcacgtgaatactctcttttttaacaatattattataatgttataatacaatattattattattaaatcagccataataaaaaatacgaaggggaaggaaatgattagaaaacacgaaagaaattcgcgaagctcacgaagtcgcacgactatcccgaagccacacgaagtatccgattgaatgacaagaaacgttaaaatttcaaaagtgcagaattgcagatcgaagttttgctgggtccccacccggcaaattctgcagaattctgcagaaattcgtcagattttaAAAGGtaactgccgaaaattctgcagaatttctgcagaattttgttctgaaggtggatccgatcgttgtatgaaaattctgcagaattttctgcagaatttctacagaaaattttatgaattttcgtcACTTTCCTTAAGATGTCGTTCTgccaaaatggacttggaatattttctctgaaattatttatcaacttggtagaatttataatcacggttttcatgatatattttatatataaatactgcgagggtatgctgtctatagagaaggattaaatagcagtattgaacatactcccgaccgaaaattttgcattttttgataaataaaaaaattttgcgatgtgattttcagttgaggcctttaaaattatttattatttatgaaaaaaatattcttttcatttcattaagtatattttcgtcaatttttccaataaaatgtatAGATTTAAAATAACCGTCTCTGAAGCAGCCGTTAGGTAACAAGTGTGAGATTTCGCTTACTCGAGACAAATTTTGATAGCTTTGGTTATTTGCCGTTACGATCGCTAGTGCTGTTTTTGAATGATGACcgttaaaaaaggaagaagaagaaaagttgcGGAATTGCGGAATGAAATTTTGCTGGGTCATTGCTCTACGTGCCGAtattactcggaggttttttgaattttaacggtatattctagtacatttagagaaaatctgcagattctcggcagaatttctccctagaaaatctgcataacctccattacttcacaaaaatattgttgatttatgtagaaactgtaagagttataaagaaaatggtatgttctgcttaacaagcattaccgattaaacattttaaataagtaaaaagatgcgagcaaaaatactaattttttaaaaatcgcccatggaatgatacaaaaacacgaaatttaggtcgatactctgcttaaagttttcacttcacttttctctacttgtaacacggcgtcgcagaattctttattttatataaacaccgtgatatcacaaaaaataactcaattgaattttgcaaactttagtgaaaattttttccatctcttctgacacatcttgtctggaaagtctggaatgtacaaaaaatctacagaatatctacagaaattcgtcagagattcgtcagaaaatctgccgaaatattctgacgaattttgtcccaagcccaaataaaattcgtaagaatatctacagatattatctgcagatattctgtagaggtgtagattttctctacagaaatcttaaagatatctgcagatattatttgacgggtaggATTCGGCATTGAGAAAATCTAACGATATGTCAGCAGATTCCTAGAACTATTTCGGGGACCCCCCTTTATATAAAAATCATCATTTAGCTGATTGTCGGCATATATAGTCTGCCGACGCGCCGATTAAATCTGACGACATCGTGACGAAATCGGCAGACTATTTTTGATGGGTCGTGTTATCACTTTAGGTTTAGTTAAGATTTTATCGTTGGTGGGTTGTTCCTATAATTCGGTCGTAGCGATAAACGCGTTTAGTCAGAAAGAGAAAAGCGAAGAGTTCACTGCAAAAGTTCAAGACGTCTGTGCGGTGTGtgcatatatttttttccacaaaaaatttttatatccaGAAAAAGGTAAATAGAAAAATACTGAAGAACTGAAGCGATATTAACTTGCATAGTTATtgcaaatttcttttatttaatgattcatATTTATACTTTGCATaggtgaaatattaaaaatgaatcAAATGACGCAGAAGAGAGATACATCGCGGGGATTCCCCGGAAAATCAAAGCCGAGGCATCCGGGAAACGATGATAAAAAATCGCGAAATCCTATAAATAGATTTGGAAGtctgaaaattgatgaaaataagaAAGAGTGCACTCACTTCATTTCGATTCCTTTCAATGACGATGATTTCAAAAAGGCTTTCAATGTCTTTCGTGacgatttgaaaaataattacggAAGATACCATGTTCACGAAGATATTATTCAGAAAACGGAAAAGTTGCACAGGACTATCATCAATTTGAGACTTCCTACCCAAGGGGATATCGATCGTGCGAAGAAAGTATTCGAAGGCGAAAAGGATGCTGTGGAGAAGATTATAAAAAGGAATAAGCAAACCAAACATGTAATCATTGTAGGATTGCAGGAGCCACGGAATTTAATGAGAGCATTTGCCTTGTATGCTAATCTTAGATCTCAAATTATTGTTGAGATCACAAATCATCTAACCGAAGTATTTGAGAAAGCCAATATTATAATATGTTCCGATAATCCTGTAAGTAACAGGATCACCGTTATTCAGAAAAGTCTCCTCACACCAGAGAACACCCAAAGAATTGATTATTCTTTCAATCCTGGGCCCATACTTCACAAGTATAAGAATTATGAATTCGGAAAATTCAACATAAAAGAGATAAATTTGTCTCGACGACGTAAGTATGGTACTGATGGATATTTCGAATCTGAGGCGGTAATGAGTTTCTAAATGAAAACACTTTGAACGCTTTGAATGAACCCTTATGAACCAATAACTTTGCTGATATGACAATCTCAGTATTGATTCTTGGAACTtggaacttttatatttttattgattgttTTCTGTTGCATTGATTTATCATAAATATTAACATCTGGAAGAATAGGGCTAAAATGGgtacaattttgaattaaacatttagttttagaaaatacataaaaaattgCAAGAGGCTGt
Proteins encoded in this window:
- the LOC129801290 gene encoding uncharacterized protein LOC129801290, with product MGRVITLGLVKILSLVGCSYNSVVAINAFSQKEKSEEFTAKVQDVCAVCAYIFFHKKFLYPEKGEILKMNQMTQKRDTSRGFPGKSKPRHPGNDDKKSRNPINRFGSLKIDENKKECTHFISIPFNDDDFKKAFNVFRDDLKNNYGRYHVHEDIIQKTEKLHRTIINLRLPTQGDIDRAKKVFEGEKDAVEKIIKRNKQTKHVIIVGLQEPRNLMRAFALYANLRSQIIVEITNHLTEVFEKANIIICSDNPVSNRITVIQKSLLTPENTQRIDYSFNPGPILHKYKNYEFGKFNIKEINLSRRRKYGTDGYFESEAVMSF